A section of the Humulus lupulus chromosome 2, drHumLupu1.1, whole genome shotgun sequence genome encodes:
- the LOC133816692 gene encoding uncharacterized protein LOC133816692: protein MKYSTTQGTKSLAATRHEKLNPNLIEEWKEYHWTKKNKSFVNEDAERDYVKLKSTLEAETQQTVESGTDDSSSVDQMKILSQVLGERRGHQRGVGRTLKGK from the exons ATGAAGTACTCTACAACACAAGGAACGAAATCATTAGCGGCCACTCGTCACGAAAAA ttgaATCCGAACCTCATTGAGGAATGGAAGGAGTATCACTGGACAAAAAAGAATAAGAGTTTTGTCAACGAGGATGCTGAacgagattat gtTAAGTTAAAGTCAACTCTTGAAGCTGAGACTCAACAGACAGTTGAATCTGGTACCGATGATTCTTCCTCGGTCGATCAAATGAAGATACTAAGTCAAGTTCTTGGTGAAAGGCGAGGCCACCAGCGAGGAGTTGGCCGCACATTAAAGGGAAAATAG